A stretch of the Meiothermus cerbereus DSM 11376 genome encodes the following:
- a CDS encoding M16 family metallopeptidase → MALSQVEVLPNGLTLAVEERPWTPGVALQLLLPVGAVNDPEGMEGAANLLEGWLWKGAGSRDARALADAFDELGVRRGSSSALEHTTFAAQFLADKLEAVLSLFADVLVRPHLPSEALEAVRQIALQELASLEDQPPKKMFAALRRAVFASNHGRNPSGNKAHLETMSAEALREDFARRYAPQGAIVALVGGISFEQAKEAIQNAFGDWSGPGVGYPPIELTTPSAIHLEQDTAQVQIGLIYPDVTIDHPEFYSARLASQVLSGGSSSRLFTEVREKRGLVYSVYAAPNGVKGYSYLTAYAGTTPERANETLRVMQAEIARLSEGVREDELARTKIGLRAALVMQDESSRSRAASIARDLYMLGRVRTLDEIEAQIAAVDVERINRYLASHPYQNPWIATLGPRKLAGVE, encoded by the coding sequence ATGGCCTTATCCCAAGTTGAAGTGTTGCCCAACGGCCTGACGTTGGCGGTGGAAGAACGTCCCTGGACACCTGGCGTCGCTTTGCAGTTGCTGCTTCCAGTGGGCGCGGTGAACGACCCCGAAGGCATGGAGGGCGCGGCCAACCTGCTGGAGGGCTGGCTATGGAAAGGGGCCGGTAGCCGGGATGCGCGGGCCCTGGCCGATGCTTTTGACGAGCTGGGGGTGCGCCGTGGCAGCAGCAGTGCCCTCGAGCACACCACCTTTGCGGCGCAATTTCTGGCCGACAAGCTGGAGGCGGTGCTCTCGCTCTTTGCCGACGTGCTGGTGCGGCCTCACCTACCCAGCGAGGCCCTCGAGGCGGTGCGGCAAATTGCCTTGCAGGAACTGGCCTCGCTGGAAGACCAGCCCCCCAAGAAGATGTTTGCCGCTCTGCGTCGGGCGGTATTTGCCAGCAACCACGGGCGTAACCCCAGCGGCAACAAAGCCCACCTGGAAACCATGTCTGCCGAGGCCCTGCGGGAAGATTTTGCCCGGCGCTATGCGCCCCAGGGTGCCATTGTGGCCCTGGTGGGCGGGATCAGTTTCGAGCAGGCCAAAGAAGCTATCCAGAACGCCTTTGGCGACTGGAGCGGGCCTGGGGTGGGTTATCCACCCATCGAGCTTACAACCCCAAGTGCCATTCACCTCGAGCAGGACACTGCCCAGGTGCAGATTGGCCTGATCTACCCCGACGTTACCATCGACCACCCCGAGTTTTATAGCGCCCGGCTGGCCTCGCAGGTGCTCTCCGGGGGTAGCAGCAGCCGCCTGTTTACCGAGGTGCGGGAAAAGCGCGGCCTGGTCTACTCGGTGTACGCCGCTCCCAACGGGGTTAAGGGCTACAGCTACCTGACCGCCTACGCCGGCACCACCCCCGAGCGGGCCAACGAGACCCTGCGGGTCATGCAGGCCGAGATCGCCCGGCTTTCGGAAGGCGTGCGGGAGGACGAGCTGGCCCGTACCAAGATAGGCCTGCGGGCCGCCCTGGTGATGCAGGATGAATCGTCGCGCTCGAGGGCCGCTAGCATCGCCCGCGACCTCTACATGCTGGGCCGGGTTCGCACCCTGGACGAGATCGAGGCCCAGATTGCAGCGGTAGATGTGGAGCGCATCAACCGCTACCTGGCTTCACACCCTTACCAGAACCCCTGGATCGCCACCCTGGGGCCGCGCAAGCTGGCAGGTGTGGAGTAA
- a CDS encoding DUF1800 domain-containing protein: MARPLSFSNAIHLLRRAAARGRKEEAQQLAEMGLEAAVEFLLRDPAPAPSYRTAATRNERGQQHREISQLWLNHWLTTPTPAAERLVLFWHGHLTSEFRETMGAQGIDFWQQFATFRQLGYGPYGELLKAIAKNPVMLLYLNNAQSRKEHPNQNWARELLELYTVGPGHYTEQDILEAARAFTGWTVRLPGNQRPREASANLAFEYVFNRNWHDPGEKTFLGKRVKSGDEVLEILIAHPKTYEFVARKLLRFYLCPEPPEALVQQGARVFRAEGTRGFLRWLFTSEVFYSPEYRNALVKSPLEYLVGLWYAAGVEKVSFEERSGRALYLSLAAMGQVPFDPPSVAGWDGGMAWLAESPFLTRINLLASFAGREPRLDLEVFMDHADGALALVKPEAQLL, from the coding sequence ATGGCCCGTCCCCTCAGTTTTTCCAACGCAATCCACCTGCTGCGCCGCGCGGCTGCTCGAGGACGCAAGGAAGAGGCCCAGCAGCTTGCCGAAATGGGCCTCGAGGCCGCCGTAGAGTTCCTGCTGCGCGACCCTGCCCCAGCCCCCAGCTACCGCACCGCCGCTACTCGCAACGAACGCGGCCAGCAGCACCGCGAGATTAGCCAGCTCTGGCTCAACCACTGGCTCACCACCCCCACCCCCGCCGCCGAGCGCCTGGTGTTGTTCTGGCACGGCCACCTGACCTCGGAGTTTCGCGAGACCATGGGGGCCCAGGGCATTGACTTCTGGCAGCAGTTTGCCACCTTTCGGCAGCTGGGTTATGGCCCCTATGGCGAACTTCTTAAGGCCATCGCCAAAAACCCGGTAATGCTCTTGTACCTCAACAACGCCCAGAGCCGCAAGGAGCACCCCAACCAGAACTGGGCACGAGAGCTCTTAGAGCTCTATACCGTAGGCCCCGGCCATTACACCGAGCAGGACATCCTGGAGGCCGCCCGGGCCTTTACCGGCTGGACCGTGCGGCTGCCCGGCAACCAGCGGCCCCGTGAAGCCAGCGCCAACCTGGCTTTCGAGTACGTCTTCAACCGCAACTGGCACGACCCCGGCGAAAAAACCTTCCTGGGCAAGCGCGTCAAAAGCGGCGACGAGGTGCTGGAAATCCTGATTGCCCACCCCAAAACCTACGAGTTTGTGGCCCGCAAGCTGCTGCGCTTTTACCTGTGCCCCGAGCCCCCCGAAGCCCTGGTGCAGCAAGGGGCGCGGGTCTTCCGCGCCGAGGGCACCCGTGGCTTTTTGCGCTGGCTCTTCACCAGCGAGGTCTTTTATAGCCCCGAGTACCGCAACGCTCTGGTCAAAAGCCCGCTGGAGTACCTGGTGGGGCTGTGGTATGCCGCCGGGGTGGAAAAAGTGAGCTTTGAGGAACGCTCGGGCAGGGCCCTCTACCTGTCGTTGGCGGCCATGGGGCAGGTTCCCTTCGACCCGCCCAGCGTGGCCGGATGGGACGGCGGTATGGCCTGGCTGGCCGAGTCGCCCTTCCTGACCCGCATCAACCTGCTGGCGAGCTTCGCGGGCCGAGAGCCCCGGCTCGACCTCGAGGTGTTTATGGACCACGCCGACGGCGCGCTGGCCCTGGTTAAGCCCGAGGCACAACTGCTTTAG
- a CDS encoding CAP domain-containing protein, which yields MKVWFLLIGLVWGGALAQSALELEVLQRTNQVRLERGLQSLRWDALAYKAAREHAQDMLRRNFFAHQNPDGLGAAERMRAAGVLEVMVGENLASFEGYPDALIPQRALSGWMNSPGHRANLLKPGFTHLGVALVRQGPRVVVVQNFIGRPFDPQVRLTPAPTERTVLVLSGTASGTLGVFVGNNLYARLNPPIQARLELPPKAEVSFALFDGQTWWATRSGQRGLQLEQTLEHSTVPGQRVSLSLPAGNFTLAVGSQPRFWQNVSGPVRLELTLPSTLEVLWLGLRQDNSISYSHRIPLQP from the coding sequence GTGAAGGTGTGGTTTTTGCTGATTGGTCTGGTGTGGGGTGGGGCCCTGGCCCAGAGCGCACTGGAGCTCGAGGTACTTCAGCGCACCAACCAGGTGCGCCTCGAGCGCGGCCTGCAATCCCTGCGGTGGGACGCGCTGGCTTACAAAGCTGCGCGGGAGCATGCCCAGGACATGTTGCGGCGCAACTTTTTCGCCCACCAGAACCCCGACGGCCTGGGGGCCGCCGAGCGGATGCGGGCCGCCGGGGTGCTCGAGGTGATGGTGGGCGAGAACCTGGCCAGCTTCGAGGGTTACCCGGATGCCCTAATCCCTCAGCGGGCGCTTTCTGGCTGGATGAACAGTCCCGGCCACCGGGCCAACCTGCTCAAGCCCGGGTTCACCCACCTGGGGGTGGCCCTGGTGCGCCAGGGGCCTCGGGTGGTGGTGGTACAGAACTTTATCGGGCGGCCCTTCGACCCTCAGGTGCGCCTGACCCCAGCCCCGACCGAGCGCACTGTGCTGGTGCTTTCGGGCACTGCTTCCGGCACGCTGGGGGTGTTTGTGGGCAACAACCTCTATGCCCGGCTCAATCCGCCCATCCAGGCCCGCCTCGAGCTGCCCCCCAAGGCCGAGGTGAGCTTTGCGCTTTTTGATGGCCAGACCTGGTGGGCTACCCGGAGCGGCCAGCGGGGTTTGCAGCTCGAGCAGACCCTCGAGCACAGCACCGTACCCGGCCAGCGGGTCAGCCTCAGCCTTCCAGCAGGCAACTTCACCCTGGCGGTGGGTTCGCAGCCGCGCTTCTGGCAAAACGTCTCAGGGCCGGTGCGCCTCGAGCTAACCCTCCCCAGCACGCTGGAGGTGCTGTGGCTGGGACTGCGCCAGGACAACAGCATCAGCTACAGCCACCGGATTCCCCTTCAACCTTAG
- a CDS encoding biotin--[acetyl-CoA-carboxylase] ligase — protein sequence MSALLGHLHDHYQSGEALAKALGVSRTAVWKQIAELRKAGYPVETQRGQGYRLAPGSPTPAALEALRSGRFGAFYAYLGTVDSTQEVLKNWALDGAEEGAVVLAERQLKGRGRRGRAWASVPGKSLTFSLLLRPALPLSALPLLPLAAGLALRDACGVGGLKWPNDLLSPDGRKLAGVLLEAQVSGEEVAWVLLGIGLNVHRGAAPPGGADLEEFGPVSRVQVLARLLASLEARYAQLRNPQALLQDYRANSYTLGQRVRVATAQGVIEGQASDIAPDGALVVQSEGTTHHVGAGDVELVGFLGGSR from the coding sequence GTGTCCGCTTTGCTAGGCCACCTCCACGACCACTACCAGAGTGGCGAAGCGCTGGCTAAAGCCCTGGGGGTTAGCCGCACAGCGGTCTGGAAGCAGATTGCCGAGCTGCGCAAGGCCGGCTACCCGGTAGAAACCCAGCGGGGCCAGGGCTACCGTCTGGCCCCGGGCAGCCCCACGCCAGCGGCCCTCGAGGCCCTGCGAAGCGGTAGGTTCGGCGCATTTTATGCCTACCTGGGCACGGTGGACAGCACCCAGGAGGTGCTCAAAAACTGGGCCCTGGATGGCGCCGAAGAAGGCGCGGTGGTGCTGGCCGAGCGGCAGCTCAAAGGCCGTGGCCGCCGCGGGCGGGCCTGGGCCAGCGTGCCGGGCAAAAGCCTTACCTTCTCGCTTTTGCTGCGCCCTGCGCTGCCGCTGTCTGCGCTGCCCCTGCTGCCCCTGGCCGCGGGCCTGGCTTTGCGTGATGCCTGCGGGGTGGGGGGACTCAAATGGCCCAACGACCTGCTAAGCCCGGACGGACGTAAGCTGGCGGGGGTGCTTTTGGAGGCCCAGGTGAGCGGCGAGGAGGTGGCCTGGGTGCTCCTGGGCATCGGCCTCAATGTGCACCGGGGGGCCGCACCGCCTGGCGGCGCAGACCTGGAGGAGTTCGGCCCGGTTAGCCGCGTGCAGGTGCTGGCGCGGCTGCTGGCAAGCCTGGAGGCCCGCTACGCCCAGTTACGCAACCCCCAGGCGCTTCTGCAGGACTACCGGGCCAATAGCTACACCCTGGGGCAGCGGGTGCGGGTGGCCACGGCGCAGGGCGTGATAGAGGGCCAGGCCAGCGATATCGCCCCCGATGGTGCGCTGGTGGTGCAAAGCGAGGGCACAACCCACCACGTCGGGGCTGGCGATGTGGAGCTCGTTGGTTTTTTAGGAGGAAGCAGATGA
- the recG gene encoding ATP-dependent DNA helicase RecG: MGFGKINPATEEEHVTREELKARLIRPIARELADGAQDRVVAGGLEKLIQNLGQPFPEVGRVLAGYRQMDVEARKAQLKKALELLGDRVVQNPSQPTEPRQATPGSRSPVPEALSFDTPIEALNLGPGGKKKLAELGIRVVRDLLHYYPRRYEDRRTLQGVREVEDGAKATLVGKVLSRELVKTPKKGIQLVQVRFMDGWGWKFTGIWFNQPWVLKQMPEGASMVLSGRVQKRGGNVSLMVEYFEDEGGESLSTGRIVPVYPSREGIGQAFLRRAAWRALEAFQAIPDPLAHLPQSLLPLDKALRQVHFPDSEEKLEQALYRLKFDEFLLLELKVMLQSGGSALLGRMFRVSPEMVERFRSILPFKLTGAQERVLSEILADMQSERQMARLVQGDVGSGKTAVAAAALYVAAQNGAQGALMAPTEILAKQHFENLTRYLYPLGVSLDLLVGSMSASEKRSVQERLKSGQTQVVVGTHALIQDGVEFCDLGLAVIDEEHRFGVLQRRRLLGQRPDVLVMSATPIPRSLALTMYGDLEVSQIDELPPGRTPIKTKILTQKTRTQAYAFARQEIKKGHQVFVVTPMIEEGESEATAELAAATRLREELEVLLPEVRIDLLHGKMKVEEKDAVMERFKQGAFDLLVSTTVIEVGVDIPQATLMIIENAERFGLAQLHQLRGRVGRGGLESYCILIAGETSKRTMERLRVIEESTDGFYIAEQDLRLRGPGELRGLRQSGMPDLRLGDLASDQEIIEQSRALAKAILEADPYLDQPEHALLKRELQARAEAIGFREVI; the protein is encoded by the coding sequence ATGGGCTTCGGTAAAATAAACCCAGCAACAGAAGAGGAGCACGTGACCCGCGAAGAACTCAAAGCCCGCCTCATCCGCCCCATAGCGCGCGAACTGGCCGACGGTGCCCAGGATCGGGTGGTGGCTGGGGGCCTGGAAAAGCTGATTCAGAACCTGGGCCAGCCCTTCCCCGAGGTGGGGCGGGTACTGGCAGGGTATCGCCAGATGGATGTCGAAGCGCGTAAAGCACAGCTGAAAAAGGCCCTCGAGCTGCTGGGCGATCGGGTTGTGCAGAACCCATCTCAGCCCACCGAGCCCCGGCAAGCCACGCCCGGTAGCCGAAGTCCGGTGCCGGAGGCCCTCTCCTTCGACACCCCCATCGAAGCTTTGAACCTGGGGCCGGGCGGCAAAAAAAAGCTGGCCGAGCTGGGCATCCGGGTGGTGCGCGACCTGCTGCACTACTACCCCCGCCGCTACGAAGACCGCCGCACCTTGCAAGGGGTGCGCGAGGTAGAGGACGGCGCCAAGGCCACCCTGGTGGGCAAGGTGCTGAGCCGCGAGCTGGTCAAGACCCCCAAAAAAGGAATCCAGCTTGTGCAGGTGCGTTTTATGGACGGGTGGGGCTGGAAGTTTACGGGCATCTGGTTCAACCAGCCCTGGGTGCTCAAGCAGATGCCCGAGGGTGCCAGTATGGTGCTCTCGGGGCGGGTGCAAAAGCGCGGGGGCAACGTCTCGCTGATGGTTGAGTACTTTGAGGATGAAGGGGGGGAATCCCTCTCTACCGGGCGCATCGTACCGGTCTACCCCTCGCGGGAGGGCATTGGACAGGCTTTTTTGCGGCGGGCGGCCTGGCGGGCCCTGGAGGCTTTCCAGGCCATACCCGACCCCCTGGCGCATTTACCACAAAGCCTGCTGCCCCTGGATAAGGCCCTGCGCCAGGTTCATTTTCCCGACTCGGAGGAGAAGCTCGAGCAGGCCCTCTACCGGCTTAAGTTCGACGAATTTTTGCTCCTGGAACTTAAGGTCATGCTGCAGTCGGGGGGTTCGGCGCTGTTGGGGCGGATGTTCCGGGTCAGCCCTGAGATGGTCGAGCGCTTCCGCTCGATCCTGCCCTTCAAGCTCACCGGGGCCCAGGAACGGGTGCTCTCGGAAATCCTGGCCGACATGCAGTCCGAGCGCCAGATGGCCCGCCTGGTGCAGGGCGATGTGGGCTCGGGCAAGACCGCCGTGGCCGCCGCTGCGCTGTATGTGGCGGCCCAGAACGGCGCCCAGGGGGCCCTGATGGCCCCCACCGAGATTCTGGCCAAGCAGCACTTCGAGAACCTGACCCGCTACCTCTACCCGCTGGGGGTCTCGCTGGATCTGCTGGTTGGCTCGATGAGCGCAAGTGAAAAACGAAGCGTGCAGGAGCGGCTCAAAAGCGGCCAGACCCAGGTGGTGGTGGGCACCCATGCCCTCATCCAGGATGGGGTGGAGTTTTGCGACCTGGGCCTGGCGGTGATTGACGAGGAACATCGCTTTGGCGTCTTGCAGCGCCGCCGACTGCTGGGCCAGCGGCCCGATGTGCTGGTGATGTCGGCCACGCCCATTCCCCGCTCACTGGCCCTTACCATGTACGGCGACCTCGAGGTCTCCCAGATCGACGAGCTTCCCCCCGGTCGCACCCCCATCAAGACCAAAATCCTCACCCAGAAAACCCGCACCCAGGCCTATGCCTTTGCCCGGCAAGAGATCAAAAAGGGCCACCAGGTATTTGTGGTTACGCCCATGATTGAAGAGGGTGAGTCGGAGGCCACCGCCGAACTGGCCGCTGCCACCCGGCTGCGCGAGGAGCTGGAAGTGCTCTTACCCGAGGTGCGTATAGACCTGCTGCACGGAAAAATGAAGGTCGAGGAAAAAGACGCGGTAATGGAGCGCTTTAAGCAGGGGGCCTTCGATCTGCTGGTCTCCACCACGGTGATCGAGGTGGGGGTAGACATTCCCCAGGCCACCCTCATGATTATCGAAAACGCCGAGCGCTTCGGGTTGGCCCAGCTCCACCAGTTGCGCGGGCGGGTCGGGCGCGGCGGGCTGGAATCCTACTGCATTCTGATTGCGGGTGAGACCTCCAAGCGCACCATGGAGCGCCTGCGGGTCATCGAGGAGTCCACCGACGGCTTCTACATCGCCGAGCAAGACCTGCGGCTGCGCGGCCCCGGCGAGTTGCGGGGGCTGCGCCAGTCGGGCATGCCCGACCTGCGGCTGGGCGACCTGGCCTCCGACCAGGAGATCATTGAGCAAAGCCGGGCTCTGGCCAAGGCCATTCTGGAGGCCGACCCCTACCTCGACCAGCCCGAACATGCCCTCCTGAAACGCGAACTACAGGCCAGGGCCGAGGCCATTGGTTTCCGCGAGGTGATCTGA
- a CDS encoding biotin transporter BioY produces MNPTQSLPYLPLSKSLFPARSWQRDLLLVLGGSFLLALLSQAVIPLQPVPITLQTLGVLLVGAALGSRLGFLAVVAYLLEGLVLPVFAGGATWFHPRIPFTAGYLLAFPLAAYLVGYLVERYGTDRSVLKTFGAMLLASLVIYAVGVTWLGFALSGAGRYTGVWGVLQAGMVPFLLGDFIKAAIAAALLPAAWRLVRR; encoded by the coding sequence ATGAACCCAACCCAAAGCCTACCGTACCTACCCCTTTCCAAGTCCCTTTTCCCGGCCCGAAGCTGGCAGCGCGACCTGCTGCTGGTGCTGGGGGGCAGCTTTTTGCTGGCGCTTTTGTCGCAGGCGGTCATTCCTTTGCAGCCGGTGCCCATCACCTTGCAGACCCTGGGGGTGCTCCTGGTGGGGGCTGCGCTGGGCAGCCGGCTGGGCTTTTTGGCGGTGGTGGCGTATCTCTTGGAGGGCCTGGTGCTGCCGGTGTTTGCCGGGGGGGCCACCTGGTTCCACCCGCGCATTCCCTTTACCGCGGGCTACCTGCTGGCCTTCCCCCTGGCGGCCTACCTGGTGGGCTACCTGGTCGAGCGCTACGGCACCGACCGCAGCGTGCTCAAGACCTTTGGGGCCATGTTGCTGGCCAGCCTGGTCATCTATGCCGTGGGCGTAACCTGGCTGGGCTTTGCGCTTTCGGGTGCGGGGCGCTATACCGGGGTCTGGGGGGTGTTGCAGGCCGGGATGGTGCCCTTCTTGCTGGGCGACTTTATCAAGGCCGCCATTGCCGCAGCTTTGCTGCCTGCCGCCTGGCGCCTGGTTCGCCGTTAG
- a CDS encoding DUF1501 domain-containing protein, which translates to MNRREFIQKSLLTLALGQGAPSLLSKTALAAQSKDKILVVVNLFGGNDQLNTLVPYRNELYYRLRPNIAIKREEVLELGANGQRLGLHPELRPLMQMWNNGELALVPQVGYPNPNRSHFISTSIWHTADPSQRQETGWLGRWGDLQDDPFCDTFLGGATPQAQMGERRSAPAISSIDTFSIRLPRPFEEAFNKEALRLRSGTAEEVRQAMLSLRSALDKVGQLRQVKNQAQYPENAFGRSMADIARMIAGGLGSSVYYTTLGGWDTHAGQPPRQAELLGYVAQAMAAFRADLRAIGRDRDVMVMVFSEFGRQVAENASFGTDHGEGGLMLVMGGGIRGGLYGSEPDLENLELNALKYQTDFRNVYATALQWIAANPRQVLGGDFQALGLI; encoded by the coding sequence ATGAACCGACGCGAGTTTATCCAGAAATCGTTGCTGACGCTGGCCCTGGGCCAGGGCGCACCCTCGCTGCTCTCCAAAACCGCCCTGGCGGCCCAGTCCAAAGACAAAATTCTGGTGGTGGTCAACCTGTTCGGCGGCAACGATCAGCTCAACACCCTGGTGCCCTACCGCAACGAACTGTACTACCGCCTGCGCCCCAACATCGCCATCAAGCGCGAAGAGGTGCTCGAGCTCGGCGCGAACGGGCAACGCCTGGGCCTGCACCCCGAACTGAGGCCCCTGATGCAGATGTGGAACAACGGGGAGCTGGCCCTCGTTCCCCAGGTGGGCTACCCCAACCCCAACCGCAGCCACTTTATCTCCACCTCCATCTGGCACACCGCCGACCCCAGCCAACGCCAGGAAACCGGCTGGCTGGGCCGCTGGGGCGACCTGCAGGACGACCCCTTCTGCGACACCTTTCTGGGCGGGGCCACCCCCCAGGCCCAGATGGGCGAACGCCGCAGTGCGCCGGCCATCAGCAGCATCGACACCTTCAGCATCCGGCTGCCCCGGCCCTTCGAGGAAGCCTTCAACAAAGAAGCCCTGCGCCTTCGCAGCGGCACCGCCGAAGAGGTTCGCCAGGCCATGCTCTCGCTGCGCAGCGCCCTGGACAAGGTGGGCCAGCTACGCCAGGTCAAGAACCAGGCCCAGTACCCCGAAAATGCCTTTGGCCGCAGCATGGCCGACATCGCCCGCATGATTGCCGGTGGGCTGGGCAGCAGCGTCTACTACACCACCCTGGGGGGCTGGGACACCCACGCCGGGCAGCCCCCGCGCCAGGCCGAGCTGCTGGGGTATGTGGCCCAGGCCATGGCGGCCTTTCGGGCCGACCTGAGGGCCATTGGCCGGGACAGGGACGTGATGGTGATGGTCTTCAGCGAATTTGGTCGCCAGGTCGCCGAAAACGCCTCTTTTGGCACCGACCACGGCGAAGGCGGCCTGATGCTGGTGATGGGTGGTGGCATCAGGGGCGGGCTTTACGGCAGCGAGCCAGACCTGGAGAACCTCGAGCTCAACGCCCTTAAATACCAGACTGACTTCCGCAACGTCTATGCCACGGCCCTGCAGTGGATTGCCGCCAACCCGCGACAGGTGCTGGGGGGCGATTTCCAGGCTCTGGGGCTGATATAG
- a CDS encoding M16 family metallopeptidase, translating to MTLTRPTFKQTTLENGLTVIAEINPEAKSVALGYFCKTGSRDETPEISGVSHFLEHMLFKGTDKRDSLEVNLEFDQMGAQYNAFTSEENTVYYGAVLPEFAPRLLELWTDLMRPALRQQDFDTEKKVILEEIALYEDRPNVMLFDWGRARYFAGHPLGNSVLGTTQSISALTRDQMAAYQAQRYASGNLVLVLAGKVDWERTLAQVAELTASWARGQANRAYPALNPAVGELREPYPKATQTYLAVFAPGVSAQDPRRYAAHILANILGEEGNSRLHWALSDKGLVESVGAGIDEADQAGVYYIFAQTDPAHEETVKAVLREELERLEREGVRQEELERAKNKLATALVFAGETPMQRLMSVGINYIYNQSYEPLSEVARKVEAVTLADVNGLLESRPFSQSFFYSLVPA from the coding sequence ATGACCCTAACCCGACCGACCTTCAAACAAACCACCCTCGAGAACGGGCTCACCGTCATCGCCGAGATTAACCCCGAGGCCAAGAGCGTGGCCCTGGGCTACTTCTGCAAGACCGGCAGCCGCGACGAAACCCCCGAGATCTCGGGTGTTTCGCACTTTCTGGAACACATGCTGTTCAAAGGCACGGATAAGCGCGATAGCCTGGAGGTCAACCTCGAGTTCGACCAGATGGGGGCCCAGTACAACGCCTTTACTTCGGAGGAGAACACCGTCTACTACGGGGCCGTGCTCCCCGAGTTTGCCCCCAGGCTTTTGGAGTTGTGGACCGACCTGATGCGTCCGGCCCTGCGCCAGCAGGACTTCGACACCGAGAAAAAGGTGATTCTGGAGGAAATTGCCCTCTATGAGGACCGGCCCAACGTGATGCTTTTTGACTGGGGACGGGCGCGCTATTTTGCTGGGCACCCGCTGGGCAACAGCGTGCTGGGCACAACCCAATCGATATCGGCCCTGACCCGCGACCAGATGGCGGCCTACCAGGCCCAGCGGTATGCGTCCGGCAATCTGGTGCTGGTCCTGGCGGGCAAGGTGGACTGGGAACGCACCCTGGCGCAGGTTGCCGAGCTGACCGCATCCTGGGCCAGAGGCCAGGCCAATCGCGCCTACCCTGCGCTTAACCCTGCGGTGGGCGAACTGCGCGAACCCTACCCCAAGGCCACCCAGACCTACCTGGCGGTTTTTGCGCCGGGGGTCTCGGCCCAGGATCCACGCCGCTATGCGGCCCACATTCTGGCCAACATCCTGGGTGAGGAGGGCAACAGCCGCCTGCACTGGGCCCTTAGCGATAAAGGGCTGGTGGAGTCGGTGGGGGCCGGAATCGACGAGGCCGACCAGGCTGGGGTGTATTACATTTTTGCCCAGACCGACCCGGCCCACGAGGAAACGGTCAAGGCCGTGCTGCGCGAAGAACTCGAGCGCCTCGAGCGGGAGGGGGTGCGCCAGGAGGAGCTCGAGCGAGCCAAAAACAAGCTGGCCACTGCGCTGGTGTTTGCGGGCGAGACCCCCATGCAACGCCTGATGAGCGTGGGCATAAACTACATCTACAACCAGAGCTACGAACCCCTGAGCGAGGTGGCCCGCAAGGTCGAGGCTGTCACTTTAGCCGATGTAAACGGTCTTCTAGAGTCGCGGCCCTTCAGCCAGAGCTTTTTCTACAGCCTGGTGCCTGCCTGA